The following proteins are encoded in a genomic region of Xenopus laevis strain J_2021 chromosome 3L, Xenopus_laevis_v10.1, whole genome shotgun sequence:
- the nkx2-5.L gene encoding NK2 homeobox 5 L homeolog (The RefSeq protein has 1 substitution compared to this genomic sequence) gives MFASPVTSTPFSVKDILNLEQHQNGLSPMDITSRLENSACMLSNFKQEPYPGTPCLSELTEELSQRDASKGPSPFPGSFFVKNYLEMDSSKAPKDDKKDICPLQKTLEHDKRESEDPERPRQRKRRKPRVLFSQAQVYELERRFKQQKYLSAPERDHLANVLKLTSTQVKIWFQNRRYKCKRQRQDQTLEMVGLPPPRRIAVPVLVRDGKPCLGESSPYNSPYNVSINPYSYNTYPAHSNYNNPACSGSYNCSYSSMPSMQPTSAGNNFMNFSVGDLNTVQTPIQQASGVSALHHGIRAW, from the exons ATGTTTGCCAGCCCTGTGACTTCCACTCCATTCTCTGTAAAGGACATTTTGAATTTGGAGCAACACCAGAATGGATTGTCTCCAATGGACATCACTTCCAGGCTGGAGAACTCGGCCTGCATGCTGTCCAACTTTAAACAGGAGCCCTACCCTGGAACCCCATGCCTTTCTGAACTCACTGAGGAACTTTCCCAGAGAGACGCCTCTAAGGGCCCCTCGCCTTTCCCTGGATCATTCTTTGTTAAGAATTATTTGGAAATGGACTCCTCTAAAGCGCCCAAAGATGACAAGAAAG ATATCTGCCCCCTGCAGAAAACTTTGGAACATGACAAAAGAGAGTCTGAAGACCCAGAAAGACCAAGACAAAGGAAGAGAAGGAAGCCTCGCGTGCTGTTCTCCCAAGCCCAGGTGTATGAGCTGGAGAGAAGGTTCAAGCAGCAGAAATATCTGTCAGCCCCAGAGAGGGACCATTTAGCCAATGTCCTGAAGCTCACCTCCACACAGGTGAAAATTTGGTTCCAAAACAGAAGGTACAAATGCAAACGGCAGCGGCAAGATCAGACTCTAGAGATGGTGGGGCTACCACCTCCAAGACGGATAGCTGTACCAGTCCTGGTAAGAGATGGGAAGCCTTGCTTGGGAGAGTCTTCTCCTTACAATTCCCCATATAATGTCAGCATCAACCCCTACAGCTACAACACTTACCCTGCCTACTCCAACTACAATAACCCAGCCTGTAGCGGAAGCTATAATTGCAGTTACTCTTCCATGCCTAGCATGCAGCCCACGTCCGCTGGTAATAACTTTATGAATTTCAGCGTGGGGGACTTGAACACAGTGCAGACTCCAATCCAACAGGCCAGCGGTGTATCTGCACTTCATCATGGCATCCGAGCTTGGTAG
- the nkx2-5.L gene encoding NK2 homeobox 5 L homeolog isoform X1 translates to MFASPVTSTPFSVKDILNLEQHQNGSSSMNITSRLENSSCMLSTFKQEPYPGTPCLSELTEELFQRDASKGPSPFPGSFFVTNYLEMDSSKAPKDDKKDICPLQKTLEHDKRESEDPERPRQRKRRKPRVLFSQAQVYELERRFKQQKYLSAPERDHLANVLKLTSTQVKIWFQNRRYKCKRQRQDQTLEMVGLPPPRRIAVPVLVRDGKPCLGESSPYNSPYNVSINPYSYNTYPAYSNYNNPACSGSYNCSYSSMPSMQPTSAGNNFMNFSVGDLNTVQTPIQQASGVSALHHGIRAW, encoded by the exons ATGTTTGCCAGCCCTGTGACTTCCACTCCATTCTCTGTAAAGGACATTTTGAATTTGGAGCAACACCAGAATGGATCGTCTTCAATGAACATCACTTCCAGGCTGGAGAACTCGTCCTGCATGCTGTCCACCTTTAAACAGGAGCCCTACCCTGGAACCCCATGCCTTTCTGAACTCACTGAGGAACTTTTTCAGAGAGACGCCTCTAAGGGCCCCTCGCCTTTCCCTGGATCATTCTTTGTTACGAATTATTTGGAAATGGACTCCTCTAAAGCGCCCAAAGATGACAAGAAAG ATATCTGCCCCCTGCAGAAAACTTTGGAACATGACAAAAGAGAGTCTGAAGACCCAGAAAGACCAAGACAAAGGAAGAGAAGGAAGCCTCGCGTGCTGTTCTCCCAAGCCCAGGTGTATGAGCTGGAGAGAAGGTTCAAGCAGCAGAAATATCTGTCAGCCCCAGAGAGGGACCATTTAGCCAATGTCCTGAAGCTCACCTCCACACAGGTGAAAATTTGGTTCCAAAACAGAAGGTACAAATGCAAACGGCAGCGGCAAGATCAGACTCTAGAGATGGTGGGGCTACCACCTCCAAGACGGATAGCTGTACCAGTCCTGGTAAGAGATGGGAAGCCTTGCTTGGGAGAGTCTTCTCCTTACAATTCCCCATATAATGTCAGCATCAACCCCTACAGCTACAACACTTACCCTGCCTACTCCAACTACAATAACCCAGCCTGTAGCGGAAGCTATAATTGCAGTTACTCTTCCATGCCTAGCATGCAGCCCACGTCCGCTGGTAATAACTTTATGAATTTCAGCGTGGGGGACTTGAACACAGTGCAGACTCCAATCCAACAGGCCAGCGGTGTATCTGCACTTCATCATGGCATCCGAGCTTGGTAG